The proteins below are encoded in one region of Synechococcus sp. MU1643:
- the tsaD gene encoding tRNA (adenosine(37)-N6)-threonylcarbamoyltransferase complex transferase subunit TsaD — protein sequence MHAVLALETSCDESAAAVLRRHADGRIDVLASRIASQVEEHALWGGVVPEIASRRHVEALPGLVEAVVNEAGFALGQLDAIAATITPGLAGALMVASVTGRTLAALHQRPFLGIHHLEGHLASVMLGDVPPQAPYLVLLVSGGHTELILVADDGGMTRLGRSHDDAAGEAFDKVARLLGLGYPGGPAIQAVADRGDATRFRLPKGRISLPGGGFHPYDFSFSGLKTAMLRTVETLRQTSDPLPLADLAASFEQVVADVLVQRSLRCAEDNGVQQLVMVGGVAANRRLRQCMLEQGKQRGIAVSIAPLAFCTDNAAMIGAAALLRLGQNTASTSLESGVAARWPLDQANALYTSDPPF from the coding sequence ATGCATGCAGTGCTTGCCCTCGAAACAAGTTGTGACGAGTCTGCGGCTGCGGTCCTGCGACGTCACGCTGATGGACGAATCGACGTTCTGGCGTCGCGGATTGCCTCCCAGGTCGAGGAGCATGCCCTTTGGGGTGGTGTGGTGCCTGAAATCGCCTCGCGTCGTCACGTCGAGGCCCTGCCTGGGCTGGTCGAGGCCGTTGTTAACGAGGCGGGTTTCGCTTTAGGGCAGCTGGATGCCATAGCGGCAACGATCACTCCAGGCCTGGCCGGGGCTCTGATGGTGGCGTCGGTTACCGGCCGCACCCTTGCCGCACTGCATCAGCGCCCCTTCCTCGGCATCCATCATCTGGAAGGCCATCTGGCCTCGGTGATGCTTGGAGACGTTCCACCGCAAGCGCCTTATTTGGTGCTGCTGGTGAGTGGAGGCCATACCGAGCTGATCCTGGTGGCTGACGACGGGGGGATGACGCGTTTAGGCCGAAGCCATGACGATGCCGCTGGAGAAGCTTTCGACAAGGTGGCGCGCCTGCTCGGTCTGGGATACCCCGGAGGCCCTGCCATCCAGGCTGTTGCCGATAGGGGTGATGCAACGCGCTTCCGCCTGCCCAAGGGGCGAATTTCATTGCCGGGTGGTGGGTTTCACCCTTACGACTTTTCTTTCAGTGGCCTGAAGACAGCCATGCTTCGCACCGTGGAAACACTGCGGCAGACCAGCGATCCGCTGCCTCTTGCCGATCTGGCCGCCAGTTTCGAACAGGTGGTGGCAGATGTTCTGGTGCAACGCAGCCTCCGCTGCGCTGAAGACAATGGAGTTCAGCAACTGGTGATGGTTGGCGGCGTCGCAGCGAACCGTCGCCTGCGCCAATGCATGCTCGAACAGGGGAAGCAGCGGGGCATAGCCGTCTCCATCGCTCCCCTGGCCTTCTGCACCGACAACGCTGCAATGATCGGAGCTGCGGCTTTGCTGCGTCTTGGCCAGAACACGGCTTCCACCTCTCTTGAATCCGGAGTTGCAGCACGCTGGCCCTTGGATCAGGCCAATGCCCTTTACACATCAGACCCACCTTTTTAA
- the map gene encoding type I methionyl aminopeptidase codes for MNLFADLLASTQAAQGQVTATGPRIQKRRGVEIKSAREVKIMRQASHIVATVLREVMGMVEPGQTTGDIDAYAEKRIREMGATPSFKGYHGFPASICASINNEVVHGIPSSKRVIRHGDLLKVDTGAYFEGYHGDSCITICVGDVPQEAQTLSRVAKEALMAGLSQVKAGNTLLDIAGAVEDHVKANAFSVVEDYTGHGVGRNLHEEPSVFNFRTDELPNVTLRPGMTLAIEPILNAGSKACRTLRDQWTVVTRDGSLSAQWEHTVLVTSDGCEILTDRGD; via the coding sequence ATGAATCTCTTTGCTGATCTTCTGGCATCCACCCAGGCAGCGCAGGGGCAGGTGACGGCGACGGGCCCTCGCATTCAGAAGCGTCGCGGTGTTGAGATCAAATCAGCCCGTGAAGTGAAGATCATGCGTCAGGCCAGCCACATCGTCGCCACCGTGCTGCGGGAGGTGATGGGAATGGTGGAACCGGGCCAGACAACTGGAGATATCGATGCCTATGCCGAAAAACGCATTCGAGAGATGGGGGCGACTCCAAGTTTCAAGGGATATCACGGCTTTCCGGCCAGCATTTGCGCCAGCATCAACAACGAAGTGGTGCACGGTATTCCTAGTTCGAAGCGTGTGATCCGCCATGGCGATCTGCTGAAGGTGGATACCGGCGCCTACTTCGAGGGGTACCACGGCGACAGCTGTATCACGATCTGCGTTGGAGATGTGCCCCAGGAAGCACAGACTTTGAGCCGGGTTGCCAAGGAAGCCTTGATGGCTGGTTTGAGCCAGGTCAAAGCAGGCAACACCCTGCTCGACATTGCTGGAGCCGTTGAAGACCACGTCAAGGCCAACGCTTTCAGTGTTGTGGAGGATTACACCGGCCACGGTGTCGGCAGAAACCTGCACGAAGAACCTTCCGTGTTCAATTTCCGCACTGACGAGCTTCCCAACGTCACCTTGCGTCCAGGCATGACCCTGGCGATTGAGCCCATTCTCAATGCCGGCAGCAAGGCCTGCCGCACGCTGCGGGATCAATGGACCGTTGTGACCCGCGATGGCTCTCTATCGGCGCAGTGGGAGCACACCGTTCTCGTCACCAGTGATGGATGCGAAATCCTCACTGATCGGGGCGACTGA
- a CDS encoding DNA-protecting protein DprA yields the protein MKSGGGFSLGQSLDLPALDRVDTLAQELALLQDKSERRIAILGSRHVPVVAVHLIELVARSLVQEGHSLITSGSQGVNAAVIRGCLVVDPSKLTVLLPQSLDRQVPEIRDLLDRVLHLVDKPEQDDLPLPMASSLCNQEIINRCDQLICLAFHDSETLLASARTAEDMGKVVSLLYFD from the coding sequence ATGAAATCAGGCGGCGGATTTTCCTTGGGTCAGTCACTGGATCTGCCAGCTCTTGATCGGGTTGACACCCTTGCGCAGGAACTAGCTCTTCTGCAGGACAAAAGCGAACGAAGGATCGCCATTCTCGGTAGCCGTCATGTGCCTGTTGTGGCGGTTCACCTGATCGAATTGGTAGCCCGCTCACTGGTTCAAGAAGGCCATTCCCTGATTACATCAGGATCTCAGGGGGTGAATGCTGCCGTAATTCGCGGGTGCCTGGTGGTGGATCCCTCCAAACTCACTGTCCTCTTGCCCCAGAGCCTCGATCGACAGGTGCCTGAAATTCGAGATCTCCTGGATCGGGTGTTGCACCTTGTGGACAAGCCCGAGCAGGACGACCTGCCTTTGCCGATGGCCAGCAGTTTGTGCAATCAAGAGATCATCAACCGCTGTGATCAGTTGATCTGTCTCGCATTTCACGACAGCGAAACACTTCTGGCGAGTGCACGAACTGCGGAGGACATGGGAAAGGTGGTGAGCCTTCTGTACTTCGACTGA
- the wecB gene encoding non-hydrolyzing UDP-N-acetylglucosamine 2-epimerase, with translation MAEQPRVTIVLGTRPEAIKLAPVIRTFQACDALQTRVVLTGQHREMVGQVMDLFHLHADQDLNLMAPRQTLTHVTCAALQGLREDFQAYLPQLVLVQGDTTTAFAAGLAAFYEQIPVGHVEAGLRTDNLLDPFPEEANRRLLSQIATLHFAPTAKAESNLKASGVVGEISVTGNTVIDALLLMAESAPDVRFDGLDWDQQRVILATVHRRENWGERLHDIAAGMLKVLERYPDTALLLPMHRNPTVREPLQALLGSHPRVVLTEPLDYDRLVAAMKGCCLLLTDSGGLQEEAPALGKPVLVLRRTTERPEAVDAGTARLVGTDPNVILEETSRLLGDATAYQDMSRAVNPFGDGHASERILERCRRQLGV, from the coding sequence ATGGCTGAACAGCCCCGCGTCACGATCGTTCTGGGAACGCGTCCAGAGGCGATCAAGCTGGCTCCGGTCATCCGGACGTTTCAAGCCTGTGATGCATTGCAGACCCGTGTCGTCCTGACCGGTCAGCACCGCGAAATGGTGGGCCAGGTGATGGATCTGTTCCATCTTCATGCGGATCAGGATCTCAATCTGATGGCACCCCGTCAGACCCTGACGCATGTCACCTGTGCTGCGCTGCAAGGGCTGCGGGAAGACTTCCAGGCCTATCTGCCGCAGTTGGTCCTGGTGCAGGGCGACACCACCACGGCGTTTGCAGCTGGTTTGGCTGCGTTTTACGAGCAGATCCCGGTTGGCCATGTGGAGGCCGGTCTGCGCACCGACAATCTTCTGGATCCCTTCCCGGAAGAAGCCAACCGTCGGCTTCTCTCCCAGATCGCGACTCTTCATTTCGCGCCGACGGCTAAGGCGGAATCCAACCTGAAAGCATCCGGGGTGGTCGGGGAGATTTCCGTGACCGGCAACACCGTGATCGATGCGTTGTTATTGATGGCGGAATCGGCGCCGGATGTTCGCTTTGATGGCCTCGACTGGGATCAACAGAGGGTGATCCTCGCCACGGTGCATCGGCGTGAAAACTGGGGTGAGCGTCTGCACGACATCGCTGCAGGAATGCTGAAGGTGCTTGAGCGCTACCCCGACACGGCGCTCCTGCTGCCGATGCATCGCAACCCGACGGTGCGAGAACCGCTGCAGGCCCTGCTTGGAAGCCATCCCCGTGTCGTTCTGACCGAACCTCTGGACTACGACCGTCTCGTCGCAGCGATGAAAGGTTGCTGCCTGTTGCTCACCGATTCTGGTGGTCTCCAGGAGGAGGCCCCTGCGCTAGGCAAACCCGTACTGGTTCTACGGCGAACCACAGAGCGGCCGGAGGCCGTTGATGCGGGAACAGCCCGGCTTGTGGGCACTGATCCCAATGTGATCCTGGAAGAGACCTCGCGGCTGCTTGGGGATGCCACGGCCTATCAAGACATGTCCCGCGCCGTTAACCCCTTCGGCGATGGTCACGCCAGCGAGCGCATCCTTGAGCGTTGTCGCCGACAGCTCGGGGTCTGA
- a CDS encoding PepSY domain-containing protein, which translates to MSLLVRLRELHRSVAPFVLAPLLVTVFSGVSYRLARDWFGASREQVHWLMVVHEGEWLGSTLEPVVVLLNAIGLLWMLITGVGLLMEQWRRKVHS; encoded by the coding sequence ATGTCGCTGCTTGTGCGCTTGCGCGAACTGCACCGAAGCGTTGCACCTTTCGTTCTGGCGCCTTTGCTAGTGACGGTGTTCTCCGGAGTCAGTTACCGCCTAGCCCGGGACTGGTTTGGAGCCAGCCGGGAACAGGTTCACTGGTTAATGGTGGTGCACGAAGGGGAATGGCTCGGTTCCACGCTGGAACCGGTCGTCGTTCTTCTCAATGCCATCGGGCTGCTGTGGATGCTGATCACAGGAGTAGGACTCCTGATGGAGCAATGGCGTCGAAAGGTACACTCGTAG
- a CDS encoding phosphotransacetylase family protein — translation MGTTLLIGSCEPFSGKSALVLGIAQQLARAGQQIRFGKPLATSLDWDPNQGPLPQPLIDDDVRFVGETLNLPPERLIPSMHLLSPTTAAQRLGQGELDAGQGFAELRQRIQADEGLTLLECAGSLQEGLLYGLSLPQLATGLDAKVVLVHLWQDSRSVDALLAAKQTLGDRLVGVVLNAVTPEEVESLERQVVPALQGLGLQVFGVMPRSPLLRSVTVGELVRRLNARVICCQERQELLVETLSIGAMNVNSAMEFFRKRRNMAVVTGADRTDIQLAALEASTQCLILTGAGEPLPQLINRAEELDVPLLKVEHDTLATVGVIEQAFGHVRLHEAVKATYAFRLVEEHCKLDQLFNSLNLTVQHA, via the coding sequence ATGGGAACGACACTGTTGATCGGATCGTGTGAGCCGTTCAGTGGGAAGTCGGCCCTCGTTCTTGGAATTGCCCAGCAGCTTGCCCGTGCCGGACAGCAGATCCGGTTCGGAAAGCCCCTGGCCACAAGCCTGGATTGGGATCCGAACCAGGGCCCGTTGCCTCAACCTCTCATCGACGACGACGTTCGCTTTGTTGGTGAAACGCTGAATCTGCCGCCTGAACGTCTGATTCCTTCGATGCATCTGCTGTCGCCGACAACAGCTGCCCAGCGCCTTGGCCAGGGCGAGTTGGATGCCGGCCAGGGTTTCGCGGAGCTTCGTCAGCGCATTCAGGCTGACGAAGGACTCACCCTCTTGGAATGTGCGGGAAGCCTCCAGGAGGGATTGCTGTACGGCCTCAGCCTTCCGCAGCTGGCGACAGGTCTGGATGCCAAGGTCGTGTTGGTGCACCTCTGGCAGGACAGCCGCAGCGTGGATGCGCTGCTGGCGGCCAAGCAGACCCTGGGCGACCGCCTGGTTGGAGTGGTGCTCAACGCTGTCACGCCAGAGGAGGTCGAAAGCTTGGAGCGTCAGGTGGTTCCTGCCCTGCAGGGCCTGGGCCTGCAGGTGTTCGGCGTTATGCCCCGTTCCCCGTTGCTGCGCAGCGTCACGGTTGGTGAGTTGGTGCGGCGGCTGAATGCCCGGGTGATTTGCTGCCAGGAACGGCAGGAACTGTTGGTGGAAACCCTGAGCATCGGGGCGATGAATGTGAATTCGGCCATGGAATTCTTCCGAAAACGACGCAACATGGCTGTGGTGACTGGGGCTGATCGCACCGACATCCAGTTGGCTGCTCTTGAGGCATCAACCCAATGTTTGATCCTTACTGGGGCAGGGGAACCTCTTCCTCAATTGATCAATCGCGCTGAAGAATTGGACGTGCCCTTGCTCAAGGTGGAGCACGACACCCTGGCCACGGTGGGCGTGATTGAGCAGGCGTTTGGTCATGTGCGCTTGCATGAAGCAGTGAAGGCCACCTACGCCTTCCGTCTTGTGGAAGAGCACTGCAAGCTTGATCAGCTCTTCAATTCATTGAATCTGACGGTTCAGCACGCCTGA
- a CDS encoding hyperconserved protein Hcp, which yields MELDLQPGDVVKVLESAALGWVRARVIRVKSGGRVVVQSDQGREFTARGNQVRLIEPAGFRP from the coding sequence ATGGAGTTGGATCTTCAACCTGGTGATGTTGTGAAGGTGTTGGAGTCAGCCGCCCTTGGCTGGGTCCGTGCCCGAGTGATACGCGTCAAGTCCGGCGGCCGTGTGGTCGTTCAAAGTGATCAAGGACGTGAATTCACCGCCCGCGGCAATCAGGTTCGGCTCATCGAACCTGCGGGATTCCGTCCCTGA
- a CDS encoding SDR family oxidoreductase, translating into MPQAGPMAQSPFHGKRIGITGARGALGAALTRCFRAAGAHVIGFTHGSTPPEQADGPHRWVSWSCGDEVSLDTDLAEIDVLVLNHGINPQGDQSPEVINQALEINTLSSWRLMQRFEAISRASPQGDAREVWINTSEAEIQPAVSPVYELTKRMLGQLVSIRGAVLDDSGREALILRKLVLGPFRSSLNPIGLMSADFVAAQILRQASWGFRLVIVTPNPLTYVLTPLTELGRRVYSRILSRPDQ; encoded by the coding sequence ATGCCCCAAGCTGGCCCCATGGCCCAGTCCCCCTTCCACGGAAAACGGATCGGCATCACAGGCGCTCGTGGAGCCCTTGGAGCAGCCCTGACTCGATGCTTCCGTGCCGCAGGCGCCCACGTGATCGGTTTCACCCACGGTTCCACACCGCCAGAGCAAGCAGATGGCCCACACCGTTGGGTGAGCTGGAGCTGCGGAGACGAAGTCAGCTTGGATACCGATCTGGCGGAGATCGATGTTCTGGTCTTGAACCATGGGATCAATCCTCAAGGCGACCAGAGTCCTGAGGTAATCAATCAGGCGCTGGAGATCAACACCTTGAGCAGCTGGCGGCTGATGCAGCGATTTGAGGCCATCAGCAGAGCATCGCCTCAGGGCGATGCGAGGGAGGTGTGGATCAACACCTCGGAGGCTGAAATCCAGCCTGCCGTAAGTCCTGTGTATGAACTCACCAAGCGGATGCTGGGACAGCTGGTGAGCATCCGCGGTGCGGTACTCGATGACTCAGGCCGTGAAGCCTTGATCCTTCGCAAGCTGGTGCTCGGACCCTTTCGCTCATCACTCAATCCGATTGGGTTGATGAGCGCCGATTTCGTCGCAGCCCAGATACTGCGCCAGGCGAGCTGGGGCTTTCGCCTTGTGATCGTGACGCCAAACCCACTGACCTATGTGTTAACGCCCCTGACCGAGCTTGGACGGCGGGTCTATAGCCGGATCCTCAGTCGCCCCGATCAGTGA
- a CDS encoding sodium:proton antiporter, with protein sequence MTPERLGLLWGVTVSSGAAARFLAAKSEFPGVVLLLLSGLLIGRSGLGWVEPLDLGSGLGTVVGLLVSLVLFDGGLNLRLPGDTIKATVQRIAALRLLISLGGGLLAAHWLAGLSWSLAAVFSAIVLATGPTVVTPLVRQIRLAPPLGEVLEAEGLVLEPIGAVLALLLLELVLGNLHGWREVMLGLLYRLGGGVLIGASVGWLLSELLRRLKPDQLKGLPLQLSLGLLFLMYGVSEWLLPESALPASVAAGIVVGRRPGPHTAELDGLIQELAQLAITMLFPLLAADVSWAELSPLGWGGILCVLSLMLVVRPIGVGLATIGLPFKLEQRLFLGWLAPRGIVTAAVASLFAIRLEQAGILGAGRLQGLVFLTILMTVGLQGLTAQPLARALGLVQTVDNEPASAEAAAQSRQVLTDSGQQ encoded by the coding sequence ATGACGCCTGAGCGTCTGGGCCTCCTCTGGGGCGTCACGGTCTCCTCGGGTGCTGCGGCCCGTTTTCTGGCAGCCAAGTCGGAATTTCCTGGGGTGGTGTTGCTGCTCCTGTCGGGGCTGCTGATCGGTCGCTCTGGTTTGGGTTGGGTGGAACCCCTTGATCTCGGATCCGGGCTTGGAACCGTTGTGGGTCTTCTCGTCAGCCTGGTGCTGTTCGACGGCGGACTGAATCTGCGTCTGCCTGGAGACACGATCAAGGCCACGGTGCAGCGCATCGCAGCCCTGCGTCTGTTGATCTCCCTGGGAGGCGGTCTGTTGGCGGCCCATTGGCTTGCCGGCCTCAGCTGGTCGCTTGCGGCTGTGTTCAGTGCCATTGTGCTGGCCACTGGGCCAACAGTGGTCACTCCTCTGGTGCGTCAGATTCGGCTCGCACCTCCTCTGGGCGAAGTCCTGGAGGCTGAGGGACTGGTGCTTGAGCCCATTGGCGCCGTTTTAGCCCTGCTGCTGTTGGAGCTTGTCCTTGGCAACCTGCACGGCTGGCGTGAGGTGATGCTCGGCCTGCTGTATCGATTGGGCGGTGGAGTGCTGATTGGCGCGAGCGTCGGCTGGCTGCTGTCTGAGCTGCTGCGACGGCTCAAACCCGATCAGTTGAAGGGGCTCCCGCTGCAGCTCAGTTTGGGTTTGCTGTTTCTGATGTATGGCGTCAGTGAGTGGCTGCTGCCGGAATCCGCTCTGCCTGCTTCGGTGGCGGCGGGCATCGTCGTCGGTCGACGTCCAGGCCCCCACACCGCTGAATTGGATGGCTTGATTCAGGAACTGGCGCAGTTGGCGATCACCATGCTGTTTCCACTGCTGGCCGCTGACGTGTCCTGGGCTGAACTCAGTCCGCTGGGTTGGGGCGGCATCCTCTGTGTGCTGTCGTTGATGCTCGTGGTGCGTCCGATTGGCGTGGGTTTAGCCACCATCGGACTGCCCTTCAAGCTTGAGCAACGGCTGTTTCTGGGGTGGCTCGCGCCGCGAGGCATCGTCACCGCTGCGGTGGCCTCTCTTTTCGCGATTCGTTTGGAGCAAGCCGGCATCCTTGGGGCTGGACGCCTTCAGGGGTTGGTGTTCCTGACCATCCTGATGACCGTCGGCCTGCAGGGCCTCACAGCCCAGCCATTGGCTCGGGCTCTGGGCCTAGTCCAAACTGTCGATAACGAGCCTGCCTCAGCCGAGGCAGCGGCGCAGTCGCGGCAGGTCCTCACCGATTCGGGCCAGCAGTGA
- the ebsA gene encoding type IV pilus biogenesis protein EbsA — MSDAAQLVLFAPYCGGVSREQNLPAALQILSCGELKGRRPVAGIDGYPFELRWHGVAAPMERLDCQLRFPGHSEGDVDFVVSSHQLVAWLMDRSHLQPSEPDLPDGFRQWLLMERGDAPEQA, encoded by the coding sequence GTGTCAGATGCCGCCCAACTGGTTTTGTTCGCTCCTTACTGCGGTGGTGTTAGTCGTGAGCAGAATCTCCCCGCAGCCCTGCAGATCCTGAGCTGCGGGGAGCTGAAGGGGCGGCGTCCAGTTGCCGGAATTGATGGATACCCATTTGAACTCCGCTGGCACGGGGTCGCTGCGCCAATGGAGAGGCTGGACTGCCAGCTTCGTTTTCCCGGTCATTCCGAGGGGGATGTTGATTTCGTCGTCAGCTCCCATCAGCTGGTGGCCTGGCTTATGGATCGTTCCCATCTGCAGCCATCGGAGCCGGATCTGCCCGATGGGTTCAGGCAGTGGTTGTTGATGGAGCGCGGAGATGCGCCTGAACAGGCCTAG
- the rplS gene encoding 50S ribosomal protein L19: MAADSKDTAVTDENTETAVETAPEATAAKPSKASSATAKKLSPEALIRSFESAQQKDDLPEIYVGDTVRVGVRISEGNKERVQPYEGVVISKRHGGLNQTITVRRIFQGIGVERVFMLHSPQVASIKVERRGKVRRAKLFYLRERVGKATRVKQRFDR, encoded by the coding sequence ATGGCAGCCGATTCGAAGGACACAGCGGTGACCGACGAGAACACCGAAACGGCTGTGGAAACAGCACCTGAGGCCACAGCGGCGAAGCCCAGCAAGGCTTCCAGTGCTACTGCCAAAAAACTGAGCCCCGAGGCTCTGATTCGCTCCTTTGAGTCAGCTCAGCAGAAAGATGATCTTCCTGAGATCTACGTGGGCGACACCGTGCGCGTTGGTGTTCGCATAAGCGAAGGCAACAAGGAGCGTGTTCAGCCCTACGAGGGCGTGGTGATTTCCAAGCGCCATGGCGGTCTCAACCAGACCATCACCGTGCGCCGGATCTTCCAGGGCATCGGCGTTGAGCGGGTGTTCATGCTGCATAGCCCCCAAGTGGCTTCCATCAAGGTGGAACGGCGCGGTAAGGTGCGCAGGGCGAAGCTTTTCTATCTGCGGGAACGGGTGGGCAAGGCCACCCGCGTGAAGCAGCGCTTCGATCGCTGA
- a CDS encoding DUF1643 domain-containing protein, which yields MSVVADSSGSEASLSSDGCYRWWLRRCLGTGEGCLIFVGLNPSRADGQRDDPTLRRLIGFARQWGYRELLVLNLFARISPSPAALLRVKDPIGEQNDAILNCWFNHWSRTSGVDLWCGWGARGARWHRAQLLLGDIQRLLPQRRRSVPDSPQPLMLGQTASGQPRHPLYAPRNTCLRPFLWADPEPIRHPVGTVMGVFPR from the coding sequence TTGAGCGTTGTCGCCGACAGCTCGGGGTCTGAAGCGTCCCTTAGCAGCGATGGCTGTTACCGCTGGTGGCTGCGGCGCTGCCTGGGTACAGGCGAAGGGTGCCTGATCTTCGTGGGTCTAAATCCCTCGAGAGCTGATGGCCAGCGTGATGATCCGACCCTGCGCCGTTTGATCGGCTTCGCCAGGCAATGGGGATATCGGGAGTTGCTGGTGCTGAATCTGTTCGCTCGGATCTCGCCGTCTCCGGCGGCACTGCTGCGGGTGAAGGACCCCATCGGTGAGCAGAACGACGCGATCTTGAACTGCTGGTTCAACCACTGGTCCCGGACATCTGGGGTTGATCTCTGGTGTGGATGGGGGGCGAGGGGGGCGCGATGGCACCGGGCTCAGCTGCTTCTTGGTGACATTCAGCGTTTGCTGCCGCAACGCCGACGCTCTGTTCCCGACTCGCCGCAACCACTGATGCTGGGTCAGACGGCCTCGGGGCAACCGCGCCATCCGCTGTATGCCCCGCGCAACACCTGTCTTCGCCCTTTTCTCTGGGCAGACCCGGAACCGATCCGTCATCCTGTGGGGACCGTGATGGGTGTCTTTCCGCGCTGA
- a CDS encoding chlorophyll a/b-binding protein: protein MDQPETRSDPPEPVEAQDLNAWKRGFTPQAEIWNGRLAMIGLSAGIAVVLLVRVFSGG from the coding sequence GTGGATCAACCGGAAACCAGATCAGATCCTCCGGAGCCCGTGGAGGCACAAGACCTAAACGCCTGGAAGCGGGGCTTTACTCCGCAGGCCGAAATCTGGAACGGCCGTCTGGCGATGATCGGCCTCTCCGCAGGGATCGCTGTCGTTCTTTTGGTGCGTGTGTTCAGCGGTGGCTGA
- the gltX gene encoding glutamate--tRNA ligase, with protein MVRVRLAPSPTGTLHIGTARTAVFNWLYAKHEQGAFVLRIEDTDKERSKPEYTQNILEGLHWLGIKWDEEPVIQSERVVQHREAIQTLLDRGLAYRCYASETELTAMRDAQKAANQAPRYDNRHRTLTPEQEQAFQAEGREAVIRFRIDDAAEIRWNDLVRGAMSWRGSDLGGDMVIARHAPADQIGDPLYNLVVVVDDAAMKITHVIRGEDHIANTAKQLLLYEALGLTLPTFAHAPLILNAEGRKLSKRDGVTSINDFRAMGYTPDAIANYMTLLGWSVPEGMEERFSLREAAAVFGFDRVNKAGARFDWDKLNWLNAQVLHGWTAEHLLEELTPLWAERGWTPPSDTSWCLDLCALLGPSLTLLKDGADQAEPFFDRPGLQEDALEQLAVEGAQAAIADLLQRLENDPWDGSDVDQSKAWLGDAAKAAGVKKGVVMKSLRAALLGRLQGPDLITTWSLLARIGEDLPRLRRCLG; from the coding sequence ATGGTGCGCGTTCGACTGGCCCCCAGCCCAACGGGCACGCTTCATATTGGAACGGCGCGAACGGCTGTTTTCAACTGGCTGTATGCCAAGCACGAGCAAGGGGCGTTCGTGCTGCGCATTGAAGACACCGACAAAGAGCGGTCCAAGCCCGAGTACACCCAGAACATTCTCGAAGGCTTGCACTGGCTCGGGATCAAGTGGGACGAGGAACCCGTCATCCAGAGCGAACGGGTGGTGCAGCATCGTGAAGCGATACAGACCCTGCTCGATCGGGGATTGGCCTACCGCTGCTACGCCAGCGAAACGGAACTCACGGCCATGCGCGATGCGCAGAAAGCGGCCAATCAAGCGCCGCGCTACGACAACCGCCACAGGACCCTGACGCCCGAGCAGGAGCAGGCTTTTCAGGCAGAAGGCCGCGAAGCGGTGATCCGCTTTCGCATTGATGACGCTGCCGAAATTCGCTGGAATGATCTAGTGCGTGGGGCCATGAGCTGGCGAGGCTCTGACCTTGGCGGTGACATGGTGATTGCCCGTCATGCCCCGGCTGATCAAATCGGCGACCCCCTCTACAACCTTGTTGTGGTGGTGGATGACGCCGCGATGAAGATCACCCATGTGATCCGCGGTGAAGATCACATTGCCAACACCGCCAAGCAGCTGCTCCTCTATGAAGCGCTGGGCCTTACCTTGCCGACTTTTGCCCATGCCCCTCTCATCCTCAATGCCGAGGGTCGCAAGCTCTCCAAACGGGATGGGGTGACCTCCATCAACGACTTCCGCGCCATGGGCTACACCCCTGACGCCATCGCCAACTACATGACCTTGCTGGGGTGGTCCGTGCCGGAGGGCATGGAGGAACGGTTTAGCTTGCGTGAGGCCGCAGCCGTCTTTGGTTTCGATCGGGTCAACAAAGCCGGAGCGCGTTTCGACTGGGACAAGCTCAACTGGCTGAATGCCCAGGTTCTGCATGGGTGGACGGCGGAACATCTTCTAGAGGAGCTAACGCCCCTCTGGGCCGAACGCGGTTGGACTCCTCCCAGCGACACCAGCTGGTGCCTCGACCTCTGTGCCTTGCTGGGCCCCTCCCTCACCCTGCTCAAAGATGGTGCCGATCAGGCGGAACCGTTCTTTGATCGTCCGGGCCTCCAGGAGGATGCGCTCGAGCAACTCGCGGTCGAAGGAGCTCAAGCAGCCATTGCCGACCTGCTTCAGCGTCTCGAGAACGACCCTTGGGATGGCAGCGACGTCGATCAATCCAAGGCTTGGCTGGGGGATGCCGCCAAAGCAGCCGGTGTGAAGAAAGGGGTTGTGATGAAGTCCCTGCGCGCCGCTCTGCTGGGGCGTCTTCAAGGGCCCGATCTGATCACAACATGGTCACTGCTGGCCCGAATCGGTGAGGACCTGCCGCGACTGCGCCGCTGCCTCGGCTGA